A genomic stretch from Taeniopygia guttata chromosome 9, bTaeGut7.mat, whole genome shotgun sequence includes:
- the SSR3 gene encoding translocon-associated protein subunit gamma, with the protein MAPKGGPGRQQSEEDLLLQDFSRNLSAKSSALFFGNAFIVSAIPIWLYWRIWHMDLVQSAVLYSVMTLISTYLVAFAYKNVKFVLKHKVAQKREDAVSKEVTRKLSEADNRKMSRKEKDERILWKKNEVADYEATTFSIFYNNTLFLVLVIIASFFVLKNFNPTVNYILSISASSGLIALLSTGSK; encoded by the exons ATGGCTCCCAAGGGCGGCCCCGGCCGGCAGCAGTCCGAGGAggatctgctgctgcaggacttCAGCCGCAACCTCTCGGCCAAGTCCTCCGCGCTCTTCTTCGGCAACGCCTTCATCGTCTCCGCCATCCCCATCT ggCTTTACTGGAGAATATGGCATATGGATCTTGTTCAGTCTGCAGTCCTGTACAGCGTCATGACCCTCATCAGTACCTATCTCGTGGCTTTTGCATATAAAAACGTCAAGTTTGTCCTCAAACACAA AGTAGCCCAGAAAAGAGAAGATGCTGTTTCCAAGGAGGTGACTCGCAAGCTGTCCGAGGCGGACAACAGGAAGATGTCCCGCAAGGAGAAGGATGAAAG GAttctgtggaagaaaaatgaagttgCAGACTACGAGGCAACAACTTTCTCCATCTTCTACAACAACACTCTCTTTCTGGTCCTGGTTATCATCGCTTCCTTTTTCGTGCTGAAGAACTTCAACCCCACTGT AAACTACATCCTTTCTATCAGTGCTTCCTCAGGACTGATTGCTCTGCTGTCCACAGGATCCAAGtag